One part of the Anopheles coustani chromosome 2, idAnoCousDA_361_x.2, whole genome shotgun sequence genome encodes these proteins:
- the LOC131264489 gene encoding uncharacterized protein K02A2.6-like, whose product MSQEEEERRASQGWLGSVAPPPSQPFVQAGDRRDAHAPPLQQTAQAQTAQQNGSFPPFLTPPIVENSSTPQILQLMHQQMAQQQQILLQLMRQKEPAASEEKKPEQILDSLCGHIKEFTYDADAGTTFAAWYARYEDLFQKDAAQLEDEAKVRMLMRKLGTSEHDRYTSYILPNHPRDFSLEETVSQLTVLFGIKESLLHRRFRCLKLAKLRTEDFVSFACRVNKGAAEFELSRLTEEQLKCLVFVCGLKDEADLEFRTRLLHRIEENQAVTLHQLSAECQRMTNLRQDSAMIEQDRSEQVLSVQRSAYRPHRASSPQKNTNSTSKPSRPCWLCGALHWSRECTFKTHTCTQCGAVGHREGYCKQQHKKGQRRQERRFPKRAHTRSVMVNVCSIHHRRKYLNVAINGIQIRLQLDTASDISVISRNLWKKVGCPQLSPPSVTARSASGDQLEIVGEFRATVAIKQQRKRAVIYVANSELALLGIDLAEAFALWSVPIDQLCNRVTTALPNAPEEIERKFPRLFQPAMGLCTKAQVKLHLKENYRPVFCPKRPVAYAMHDAVNKELDRLEILHIITPVDFSEWAAPIVVVRKANGSIRICGDYSTGLNAALNPHDYPLPLPQDIFAKLSNCTIFTQIDLSDAFLQVPVDEESRPLLTVNTHRGLYLYNRLPPGIKDAPGAFQQLVDAMLSGISGVSCYMDDIIIGGRTASEHNESLFAVLNRMQEYGFTLRASKCAFEKAQIKYLGHIIDGHGIRPDPEKVATIANLPEPKDVTGVRSFLGAINFYGKFIPNMRNLRYPLDKLLQEGNMFTWTAECQKAFKQFKNLLSSELMLVHCDPKLPIVVSADALTIGLGATIGHRFPDGTFEVIQHASRALTKAEKNYSQIDREGLAIIYAVTKFHKYIFGRHFLLQTDHKPLLRIFGSKKGIPVYTANRLQRFALTLQLYDFEIEYVSTTNFGNADVLSRLIKTHERPEEDYVIAVGNNTSQNVKGFE is encoded by the coding sequence ATGAGtcaggaagaagaagaacggcGCGCGTCCCAAGGATGGTTGGGTTCAGTGGCCCCACCGCCATCGCAGCCGTTTGTGCAGGCGGGAGATCGTCGTGATGCTCATGCACCGCCATTGCAACAAACCGCCCAGGCCCAGACCGCGCAGCAAAATGgaagttttccaccatttttgaCGCCACCAATCGTCGAAAATTCTTCAACGCCCCAAATTCTGCAACTCATGCATCAGCAGAtggcccagcagcagcaaatttTGTTGCAATTAATGCGACAAAAAGAACCCGCCgcgagtgaagaaaaaaagccgGAGCAGATTTTAGATTCTTTGTGCGGGCACATCAAAGAATTTACGTACGACGCCGATGCTGGAACCACTTTCGCGGCATGGTATGCGAGGTACGAGGATCTATTTCAAAAGGATGCCGCGCAACTGGAAGATGAAGCGAAAGTGCGAATGCTAATGAGGAAGTTGGGCACCTCTGAGCACGATCGCTACACAAGTTATATCCTTCCGAATCATCCGCGAGATTTTTCCTTAGAGGAAACAGTTTCACAGCTGACAGTTTTATTTGGCATCAAGGAATCCCTGCTTCATCGAAGATTCCGATGCTTAAAACTCGCTAAGTTGCGGACGGAAGATTTTGTCTCATTCGCTTGCCGCGTTAATAAGGGCGCAGCAGAGTTTGAGTTGAGCCGGCTTACGGAAGAGCAGTTAAAGTGCTTGGTTTTCGTGTGTGGCCTAAAAGACGAAGCCGATTTAGAGTTTCGAACGCGCCTGCTGCACCGAATAGAGGAGAACCAAGCTGTAACGCTCCACCAGCTCTCCGCCGAATGCCAACGAATGACAAATCTACGTCAGGACAGTGCCATGATTGAACAGGATCGTAGCGAACAAGTGTTATCCGTTCAACGCAGTGCATATCGTCCTCATCGCGCGTCCAGTCCGCAAAAGAACACAAATAGTACATCCAAACCGAGTCGACCCTGCTGGTTGTGTGGAGCTCTACACTGGTCGCGAGAGTGCACGTTCAAGACGCATACATGCACGCAGTGTGGAGCAGTCGGGCACCGTGAAGGATACTGCAAGCagcaacacaaaaaagggCAGCGTCGACAGGAAAGGCGTTTTCCGAAGCGAGCCCATACACGCAGTGTAATGGTAAACGTGTGCAGCATACATCATCgtagaaaatatttgaatgtggCGATTAACGGCATTCAAATTCGGCTCCAGTTGGACACGGCTTCCGATATATCAGTGATAAGCCGCAACCTATGGAAAAAAGTCGGTTGCCCGCAATTATCACCACCCTCAGTCACCGCGAGATCTGCATCGGGAGACCAGCTCGAAATTGTTGGAGAATTTCGAGCCACCGTTGCAATTAAGCAGCAACGGAAACGAGCCGTCATCTACGTCGCAAATTCGGAGTTGGCTTTGCTAGGGATTGACCTCGCCGAAGCTTTCGCCTTATGGTCTGTTCCCATAGACCAACTGTGCAATCGCGTAACTACCGCGCTACCAAACGCCCCAGAGGAAATTGAGCGGAAATTTCCGCGATTGTTTCAACCGGCAATGGGGTTGTGCACTAAGGCACAGGTAAAACTCCACCTGAAGGAAAATTACCGTCCTGTGTTCTGTCCAAAACGGCCGGTGGCATACGCCATGCATGATGCGGTAAATAAGGAACTGGATCGGTTGGAGATTCTACACATCATCACCCCAGTGGATTTTTCGGAGTGGGCTGCCCCGATCGTAGTCGTCCGGAAGGCCAACGGATCGATTCGGATCTGCGGCGACTATTCAACAGGACTGAACGCAGCTCTAAACCCGCACGATTACCCACTCCCGCTGCCTCAGGACATTTTCGCAAAGCTAAGTAACTGCACCATATTTACTCAAATTGATTTGTCCGATGCTTTCCTCCAGGTCCCAGTGGATGAGGAAAGTCGCCCTCTACTGACGGTCAACACGCACAGGGGCCTTTACCTGTATAATCGTCTGCCCCCTGGCATAAAGGACGCCCCGGGAGCATTCCAACAGTTAGTGGATGCTATGCTGTCGGGAATTTCCGGTGTCTCTTGCTACATGGATGATATAATCATCGGTGGCCGCACTGCTAGTGAACATAATGAGAGCCTTTTTGCTGTTCTAAACCGAATGCAGGAATACGGTTTCACTCTGCGGGCCAGCAAATGTGCATTTGAGAAGGCGCAAATAAAATATCTGGGTCACATCATCGATGGACACGGTATTCGTCCGGACCCAGAAAAGGTTGCTACAATAGCGAATCTCCCAGAACCCAAGGATGTAACGGGAGTACGATCCTTCCTAGGAGCTATCAATTTTTACGGGAAATTCATCCCGAATATGCGCAACCTACGCTACCCTCTAGACAAGCTGCTACAAGAAGGGAACATGTTCACATGGACTGCAGAATGCCAAAAGGCCTttaagcaatttaaaaatttgctGTCATCAGAACTTATGCTGGTACATTGCGACCCCAAACTGCCAATTGTGGTATCCGCTGATGCGTTGACCATCGGATTAGGTGCAACTATTGGTCATAGGTTTCCCGATGGTACATTTGAAGTTATTCAACACGCATCCCGCGCCCTAACGAAAGCCGAGAAAAATTATAGCCAAATAGATCGGGAAGGACTGGCTATTATATATGCAgtaacaaaatttcataaatatattttcggGCGCCATTTTCTGCTGCAAACGGACCATAAGCCGCTTTTGAGAATTTTTGGAAGCAAAAAAGGTATTCCGGTATACACCGCAAATCGCCTGCAGAGGTTTGCACTTACCCTCCAGTTGTAcgattttgaaattgaatatgTATCAACCACCAATTTCGGAAACGCAGATGTCCTATCGCGGCTGATCAAAACGCATGAGAGACCTGAAGAAGACTACGTAATCGCTGTTGGAAATAATACGTCCCAAAATGTAAAAGGTTTCGAATAA